Proteins from a genomic interval of Phlebotomus papatasi isolate M1 chromosome 3, Ppap_2.1, whole genome shotgun sequence:
- the LOC129806866 gene encoding cytoplasmic dynein 1 light intermediate chain 1 — protein sequence MEITSQTNGITATTRKKDGTEIKENLWSEILGEVQKQGSTKLPSNKSVLVVGDNASGKTSLIAKLQGVEDPKKGSGLEYAYIDVRDEYRDDLTRLGVWVLDGDPGHTNLLKFALNESSYAHTLVMLTVSMNTPWSWLEQLQHWLKILAEHVDKLKLETEERQAARQKLVTAWQTYCEAGDDLDPGSPMKRSTRLSSADDELDALPLPEGALTTNLGLDIVVVVTKTDYMSTLEKEFDYRDEHFDFMQQWIRRFCLAHGASLFYTSVKEDKNCDLLYKYLTHRIYDLPFRTPALVVEKDAVLIPAGWDNMKKISILYENMQTCKPDDYYTDIVVPPPQRKTATNRETEVHPEDEQTFLARQQQLLLQGQAPTRGESPMRSQPGAKVSPRTPISGSQGSPNKKIDAKLTPGTPGGEGVLANFFNSLLNKKSGTPGGPTGDVSGSPRSPGVGGIARQPPNGLEEGAGEKMSVRTDAAAELDRLTRSVVSKKEAEYAAQSDC from the exons atggaaattacaTCACAGACAAATGGTATAACGGCGACTACACGCAAAAAGGATGGCACAGAGATCAAGGAGAACCTATG GTCCGAGATCCTGGGCGAAGTACAAAAGCAGGGCAGCACAAAGTTGCCATCCAATAAGTCGGTGCTCGTCGTGGGAGACAATGCGTCTGGGAAGACCAGCCTCATTGCCAAGCTTCAAGGTGTTGAGGATCCCAAGAAGGGCTCAGGACTTGAGTACGCCTACATAGATGTCCGTGATGAATACAGAGATG ACTTGACACGATTGGGAGTTTGGGTACTGGATGGTGATCCAGGTCATACAAATCTCCTCAAATTCGCTCTCAATGAATCGAGCTACGCACACACTTTGGTCATGCTCACTGTGTCCATGAATACACCGTGGTCGTGGCTGGAGCAGCTGCAGCACTGGCTCAAGATTCTGGCTGAGCATGTGGATAAGCTGAAGCTGGAGACGGAGGAGCGTCAGGCGGCCCGGCAGAAACTCGTCACGGCCTGGCAGACGTACTGCGAGGCTGGTGATGACTTAGATCCGGGATCGCCTATGAAGAGGAGCACAAGGCTTTCGTCGGCAGATGATGAATTAGACGCGTTACCACTGCCCGAAGGGGCGCTCACCACAAACCTGGGCCTCGACATTGTAGTCGTTGTGACAAAG ACTGACTACATGAGCACCCTGGAAAAGGAGTTTGACTATCGGGATGAGCACTTTGACTTTATGCAGCAGTGGATAAGGAGATTCTGTCTGGCGCATGGCGCCTCATTGTTCTACACAAGTGTTAAAGAAGACAAAAACTGTGATctactttataaatatttaacgcATCGAATTTACGATCTGCCGTTTCGAACACCAGCTCTTGTCGTTGAGAAAGATGCTGTTCTCAT TCCTGCTGGCTGGGACAACATGAAGAAAATAAGTATCCTGTACGAGAATATGCAGACTTGCAAACCTGATGATTACTACACGGATATCGTTGTTCCTCCTCCACAGCGGAAG ACTGCAACAAATCGGGAAACTGAGGTGCATCCGGAAGATGAACAGACATTCTTAGCGCGTCAGCAGCAACTTCTGCTTCAGGGACAAGCACCAACACGAGGAGAGTCTCCAATGCGATCGCAACCGGGTGCTAAAGTATCCCCGCGAACGCCAATTTCCGGTAGTCAAGGATCGCCCAATAAGAAG ATTGATGCCAAACTGACGCCAGGGACGCCTGGTGGGGAGGGAGTCTTGGCGAATTTCTTCAATTCACTGCTTAATAAGAAATCTGGGACTCCCGGGGGTCCCACTGGTGATGTGAGTGGGAGCCCGAGGAGTCCGGGAGTTGGGGGTATTGCGAGACAGCCGCCAAATGGCTTGGAAGAGGGTGCTGGGGAGAAGATGAGTGTGAGGACGGATGCTGCAGCGGAACTCGATAGACTTACGAGGAGTGTCGTGAGTAAAAAGGAGGCAGAATATGCGGCGCAGAGTGATTGTTGA